In one Mucilaginibacter sp. PAMB04168 genomic region, the following are encoded:
- a CDS encoding cbb3-type cytochrome c oxidase N-terminal domain-containing protein gives MKYFKSLITLFIVLAAQPAWAADDNLIPPDVRDYLGYGAMMVMMILIIIAMLVLNNTFKALAKALLSPAEYAEMEAERKQAKVKKPKGEVVLKLLSLKPLSEEKSILIEHDYDGIQELDNPTPGWFMYLFYATIIFSVGYLLIYHVFDAAPLQDEEYTIEMKIAAQEKEVFLAKAANQVDEKTVKLSTDAAILSSGAVIFKQSCAPCHGEHAQGMVGPNLTDDYWLHGGKINDVFKTIKYGVTAKGMPTWEKQLTPKQIADVANYIKSVRGSKPANAKEPQGDKENEDGNAQATQTAMVVAR, from the coding sequence ATGAAATACTTTAAATCTTTGATCACACTTTTTATCGTATTGGCTGCGCAACCTGCCTGGGCGGCAGACGATAACCTGATTCCGCCCGATGTAAGAGATTACCTGGGCTACGGCGCTATGATGGTGATGATGATCTTGATCATTATCGCAATGCTGGTATTAAACAACACATTCAAAGCATTAGCTAAGGCACTTTTAAGTCCTGCTGAGTATGCTGAAATGGAGGCCGAGCGTAAGCAGGCTAAAGTTAAAAAGCCCAAAGGGGAAGTGGTACTGAAGCTACTCTCTTTAAAGCCATTGTCTGAAGAAAAATCTATACTGATTGAACATGATTACGATGGTATACAGGAGCTGGATAACCCCACACCGGGCTGGTTTATGTACTTGTTTTATGCTACCATTATCTTTTCGGTAGGGTACCTTCTTATCTACCATGTGTTTGATGCAGCACCCTTGCAGGATGAGGAATATACCATTGAAATGAAAATAGCCGCCCAAGAAAAAGAAGTGTTTTTAGCAAAAGCTGCCAACCAGGTAGATGAGAAAACAGTAAAACTTTCAACTGACGCAGCCATACTGTCTTCGGGTGCTGTTATATTCAAACAAAGCTGCGCACCCTGCCATGGCGAACATGCGCAGGGAATGGTTGGCCCTAACTTAACCGATGATTATTGGCTGCACGGCGGTAAAATTAATGACGTATTTAAAACCATTAAGTATGGAGTTACGGCCAAGGGAATGCCCACCTGGGAAAAACAGCTAACCCCCAAACAAATTGCCGACGTAGCCAACTATATCAAATCGGTACGAGGCAGTAAGCCGGCTAACGCTAAAGAGCCGCAAGGAGACAAGGAAAACGAAGACGGCAATGCTCAGGCAACCCAAACGGCTATGGTAGTAGCCCGTTGA
- a CDS encoding heavy metal translocating P-type ATPase metal-binding domain-containing protein, translated as MATNILTPTTCYHCGDDCTTNTYQLEEKSFCCAGCKGVYQVLSQSGLCNYYTYNDHPGANRARTDKRFEYLDEPSVVSDLIDYTDDKMTVVTLYIPYIHCSSCIWLLEQLHRINPAIYYSRIDFLKKQVNLRFNNDAISLRQVVELLFDIGYEPLISLQDIVKKQATGKNDNLVKKIAVAGFCFGNVMLLSFPEYFGLSTNEQTFRQVFGWLNILFSVPVLLYSGAGYFTSAWYNLRNKVLNIDFPLALGIAVLFLRTLAEILTHSGPGFADTLCGLVFFLLVGKFVQQKTYYHISFERDYRSFFPVAVQVLQDGKETPVPLSDLKVGQRIRIRHNEIIPADAILLKGDALIDFSFVTGESVPVSKTLGEVVYAGGRQTSEALELEVIKPVSQSYLTQLWNNEAFTRKQDNRMKTFNERVSKHFTMVLLAIAIGSFLFWLPTDFRRGLSALTAVLIVACPCALALSTPFTMSAALSVFDKNLFYLKNTAVVEQLARINTIVLDKTGTITTGGSNAISLHAELPGIAMQAIYTLCSNSGHPLSRQICQALGHFPLLPMERYQEVPGKGISGFVNGYHIQIGSASFLLHGNTPYSTGTEVHIMIDGVHCGAFQFRQSFRPGLQNIFSLKPQFKFYLLSGDQDHEREAMARFFDDEGYMHFGKSPQEKLDFIKSLQLADRKVMMIGDGLNDSGALKQSDLGVAITDDVNNFSPGSDAILDGRSLNKLPAFFRFAKDAVTIIHISFLISLTYNLIGLGYAVTGALSPLMAAILMPLSTATIISFTSIATHVAAKNRHLS; from the coding sequence ATGGCTACGAATATACTTACTCCTACTACCTGTTATCACTGCGGTGATGACTGCACCACCAACACTTACCAACTGGAAGAAAAAAGCTTTTGCTGTGCGGGGTGCAAGGGTGTTTATCAGGTGCTTTCGCAAAGCGGTTTGTGTAATTATTATACCTACAACGATCATCCTGGCGCTAACCGGGCACGTACCGACAAACGCTTTGAATACCTTGACGAGCCAAGTGTGGTAAGTGACCTGATTGACTACACCGACGATAAGATGACGGTGGTTACGCTTTACATACCCTACATTCACTGTAGCTCGTGCATTTGGCTACTGGAGCAATTGCATCGTATAAACCCCGCCATCTACTACAGCCGTATAGATTTTTTAAAGAAACAGGTTAATCTGCGTTTTAATAATGATGCCATTAGCCTGCGCCAGGTGGTTGAGCTGCTGTTTGATATAGGATATGAGCCACTAATTAGTTTACAGGATATAGTTAAAAAGCAGGCTACCGGCAAGAATGATAATTTGGTAAAAAAGATAGCTGTTGCAGGTTTTTGCTTTGGTAATGTGATGCTGCTGAGCTTTCCGGAGTATTTCGGTCTGTCTACCAACGAGCAAACATTCAGGCAGGTATTTGGCTGGCTCAATATCCTTTTTTCGGTGCCGGTGCTGCTTTATAGTGGTGCAGGTTATTTTACCTCGGCCTGGTATAACCTGCGCAATAAGGTACTGAACATTGATTTTCCATTGGCCCTGGGCATTGCAGTATTGTTCTTGCGTACCCTTGCCGAAATTCTTACCCATAGCGGCCCCGGGTTTGCCGATACGTTATGCGGCCTGGTGTTCTTTTTACTGGTGGGTAAATTTGTACAGCAAAAAACATATTATCATATATCCTTTGAGCGCGATTACCGCTCGTTTTTCCCGGTAGCCGTACAGGTACTGCAAGATGGCAAAGAAACACCCGTACCCTTATCTGATCTGAAAGTGGGGCAGCGCATCCGTATCCGGCATAACGAAATTATTCCGGCCGATGCGATATTACTAAAAGGGGATGCCTTAATAGATTTTAGTTTTGTAACCGGCGAATCGGTACCGGTAAGCAAGACACTCGGTGAGGTGGTGTATGCCGGTGGCCGTCAAACCAGCGAAGCCCTGGAATTGGAAGTGATTAAACCTGTGTCGCAAAGTTACCTCACCCAGCTCTGGAACAACGAGGCCTTTACCCGCAAGCAGGACAACCGCATGAAAACCTTTAACGAGCGGGTGAGCAAACATTTTACCATGGTGTTGCTGGCTATTGCTATAGGTTCGTTTCTGTTTTGGCTACCTACTGATTTTCGCCGCGGGCTATCGGCTTTAACTGCAGTGCTTATTGTGGCCTGCCCGTGTGCACTAGCGTTAAGCACACCGTTTACCATGTCGGCAGCGCTGAGTGTGTTTGACAAAAACCTGTTTTACCTCAAAAACACAGCGGTAGTTGAGCAACTAGCCCGCATCAACACCATTGTGCTCGATAAAACCGGCACCATAACCACAGGCGGCAGTAATGCAATAAGCCTGCATGCTGAATTACCGGGCATAGCAATGCAGGCAATTTATACACTATGCAGCAATTCGGGCCACCCGCTTAGCCGTCAGATATGTCAGGCGTTAGGCCATTTTCCCTTGCTTCCTATGGAACGCTACCAGGAAGTGCCAGGCAAAGGCATTTCAGGCTTTGTGAACGGGTATCATATACAAATAGGTAGTGCCTCATTTCTACTGCACGGAAATACTCCTTACAGTACGGGCACCGAAGTACACATCATGATAGACGGTGTTCATTGCGGTGCCTTTCAGTTCAGGCAAAGCTTCAGGCCGGGATTGCAGAATATCTTCAGCCTGAAACCCCAATTCAAGTTTTACCTGCTTTCGGGTGATCAGGATCATGAGCGTGAAGCGATGGCCCGCTTTTTTGATGACGAAGGGTACATGCACTTTGGTAAGTCGCCACAGGAAAAGCTGGATTTTATTAAGTCGCTCCAACTGGCCGATCGTAAGGTGATGATGATAGGCGATGGCTTGAACGATTCGGGTGCACTTAAGCAAAGCGACCTTGGTGTGGCCATTACTGATGATGTGAACAACTTTTCGCCAGGCAGCGATGCCATACTGGATGGCCGGTCGTTAAATAAACTGCCTGCATTTTTCAGATTCGCTAAAGATGCGGTCACCATTATTCACATCTCTTTTCTTATTTCGCTAACCTATAATCTTATTGGATTAGGTTATGCCGTTACTGGAGCCTTATCGCCTTTAATGGCAGCTATACTCATGCCGTTAAGCACCGCCACCATCATATCCTTTACCAGCATTGCCACACATGTGGCGGCCAAAAACAGGCATTTATCATGA
- the ccoG gene encoding cytochrome c oxidase accessory protein CcoG, protein MMLSETNKLDAVSDGKRRWMYPLVRKDKLYQYRSWLSYIYLILFFAAPYLRINGQPVLLLNVIERRFVLLGQVFWAQDVFMFVLAMLVFVVCVVLFTIAFGRVFCGWVCPQTIFMEMVFRKIEIWIEGSPKQRRLLDQGPWNKEKILKKTGKHIAFIVLSFIIANTFLAYVIGSESLLRIITEPVNRHWSGFASIWIFTGLFYFVYSQVREIVCTVICPYGRLQGVLTDKHTLMVAYNYLRGEPRGKLKRPSEEPKGDCVDCGLCVDVCPTGIDIRKGTQLECVNCTACIDACNQVMNKINKPLNLIGFYSEEMIEQKVKPSFTGRMAAYSSVMVILLGALTYFILQRSDIDITVMRSAGLLYQEQPGGYISNIYSADIVNKTNKIQSVKLVANNAGVKIRYIQPLSKLDKEQSVRTTFFMLIPASLIHTTKTEIKLKVMQGNKVLGTASTTFIGPIN, encoded by the coding sequence ATGATGTTATCTGAAACGAATAAGCTGGATGCGGTAAGTGATGGAAAGCGTAGATGGATGTATCCGCTTGTTCGTAAGGATAAATTGTACCAGTACCGCAGCTGGTTAAGCTATATATACCTTATCTTATTTTTTGCTGCCCCTTACCTGCGCATTAACGGGCAGCCGGTACTGCTGCTTAATGTGATTGAGCGCCGTTTTGTACTGCTGGGCCAGGTATTTTGGGCACAGGATGTTTTCATGTTTGTACTGGCTATGCTGGTATTTGTGGTATGCGTGGTATTGTTTACCATTGCCTTTGGCCGTGTTTTTTGCGGCTGGGTCTGTCCGCAAACGATATTTATGGAAATGGTTTTCCGAAAAATAGAGATATGGATAGAAGGCAGCCCTAAGCAACGACGCCTGTTAGACCAAGGGCCTTGGAACAAAGAAAAAATACTAAAGAAAACAGGAAAGCATATAGCGTTTATTGTGCTTTCGTTTATCATAGCCAATACTTTTCTGGCTTATGTTATAGGCAGCGAAAGTTTATTAAGAATTATTACCGAACCTGTTAACAGGCATTGGTCGGGCTTTGCCAGTATATGGATATTTACGGGCTTATTCTACTTTGTTTACAGCCAGGTACGAGAAATTGTGTGTACCGTTATTTGCCCGTATGGCCGTTTACAGGGTGTATTAACTGATAAGCACACGCTTATGGTGGCTTATAATTATCTGCGTGGCGAACCGCGCGGTAAGCTTAAACGTCCGAGCGAGGAGCCCAAAGGAGATTGTGTGGATTGCGGCTTGTGTGTAGATGTTTGCCCAACCGGCATTGATATTCGGAAAGGCACCCAGCTAGAATGTGTTAATTGTACAGCTTGCATTGATGCCTGTAACCAGGTGATGAATAAAATAAACAAGCCGCTTAATCTCATTGGTTTTTATTCCGAAGAGATGATCGAACAAAAGGTTAAGCCATCCTTTACGGGCCGGATGGCTGCTTACAGCAGCGTAATGGTAATATTACTGGGAGCCCTTACCTACTTTATACTTCAACGCAGCGACATAGATATTACGGTGATGCGGTCGGCCGGTTTACTTTACCAGGAACAACCTGGAGGTTATATAAGTAATATTTACAGCGCCGATATTGTAAATAAAACCAACAAAATACAATCAGTTAAACTGGTTGCCAATAATGCCGGTGTAAAGATCAGATATATACAACCACTAAGTAAGCTGGATAAAGAGCAATCAGTACGCACTACATTTTTTATGCTCATACCGGCTAGCCTTATCCATACAACCAAAACAGAAATCAAATTAAAAGTAATGCAGGGCAATAAGGTGTTGGGCACAGCCAGCACCACCTTTATAGGACCTATAAATTAA
- a CDS encoding FixH family protein translates to MKLNWGNYLIMGMGAFMVFIISMGVYMFAQTKDDYDKQYYEKGINFDQDFNRGKQVYADRAVPKVSFDAQNMLVQFAAPAKGKLRFTRAADRRMDKLFPVECIKAADPVIIPLTAFAKGPYKLRVEWQSNLKQYLYEQDITIK, encoded by the coding sequence ATGAAACTTAACTGGGGAAATTATTTAATAATGGGCATGGGAGCTTTTATGGTTTTCATTATTAGCATGGGCGTATATATGTTCGCCCAAACTAAAGACGATTACGATAAGCAATACTATGAAAAGGGCATCAACTTCGACCAGGATTTTAATCGTGGAAAGCAGGTTTATGCTGATAGGGCCGTACCTAAAGTAAGCTTTGATGCACAAAACATGCTGGTACAATTTGCTGCGCCTGCAAAAGGCAAGCTACGCTTTACCCGTGCAGCCGACAGGCGGATGGATAAGCTGTTCCCGGTTGAGTGTATTAAAGCTGCTGATCCGGTAATAATACCGCTAACAGCGTTTGCCAAGGGCCCTTACAAACTGCGTGTTGAATGGCAAAGTAATCTTAAGCAATACTTGTACGAGCAAGATATAACGATTAAATGA
- a CDS encoding sulfite exporter TauE/SafE family protein gives MSEDKIAFFIGLFGSVHCIGMCGPLAFAIPVAQGRGWLLLGDKLIYNLGRTFSYCLLGLLTGLIGQQLWLAGLQQWVSLFSGIFIIMAAFVRLLKLSVSRSAAVKNHMGWFNRLLSHALKHQWGHLFIGVLNGFLPCGFVYLALAGAVNTGNVISAVQYMFWFGMGTVPLMLLATISSSLISIPLRRQVNKVIPYIMLVLGVWFLLRGLNLNIPYLSPPKTVTETSMCG, from the coding sequence ATGAGCGAAGATAAGATAGCTTTCTTTATTGGTCTGTTTGGAAGTGTGCATTGCATTGGCATGTGTGGCCCCCTGGCTTTTGCCATACCCGTTGCACAAGGCCGCGGCTGGCTGCTGTTGGGCGACAAACTCATTTACAACCTGGGCCGTACCTTTAGCTATTGCCTCCTGGGCTTGCTAACCGGCTTGATAGGCCAGCAGCTTTGGCTAGCCGGGCTGCAGCAATGGGTAAGCCTTTTTAGCGGGATATTCATTATCATGGCCGCTTTTGTCCGCTTGCTTAAACTTTCTGTAAGCAGAAGTGCCGCCGTTAAAAATCACATGGGCTGGTTCAATCGCTTACTTTCACATGCTTTAAAGCACCAATGGGGCCACTTATTTATCGGTGTTTTAAATGGATTTTTGCCTTGTGGTTTTGTGTACCTGGCACTAGCTGGTGCGGTTAATACAGGTAACGTAATTAGTGCCGTACAGTATATGTTTTGGTTTGGCATGGGTACAGTACCGCTTATGTTGCTGGCTACTATAAGTAGCAGTTTAATCAGTATACCGCTTCGGCGCCAGGTAAACAAAGTTATTCCATATATCATGCTGGTTTTGGGAGTATGGTTTTTACTGCGAGGTTTAAACCTTAATATTCCTTACCTGAGCCCACCTAAAACAGTAACAGAAACCAGCATGTGCGGGTAA
- the ccoS gene encoding cbb3-type cytochrome oxidase assembly protein CcoS, producing MSIIYFLIGCSILLALIFLGAFFWAQRHGQHDDLYTPSVRILLDDEPKEQLKNDEGQFLS from the coding sequence ATGAGCATAATTTACTTTTTAATAGGGTGCAGCATTTTGCTGGCACTAATTTTCTTAGGCGCATTTTTTTGGGCTCAGCGCCATGGCCAGCACGACGATCTGTACACCCCTTCTGTACGCATATTATTAGACGATGAACCCAAGGAACAATTAAAAAATGACGAAGGTCAGTTTTTGAGTTAG
- a CDS encoding azurin, with the protein MKYAYSSILAITILLWACNGDKSTRGSTADTGRLAKATSKPTALATPNNSTIQSMSTNNEIEITANDRMQYSDTLFKVRAGKRVTVKLTNIGKMPKNSMGHNFTLLKSGTDVGEFANEALAARDQDYIPPAMEKAVIAHTKLVGPGESDQISFTIKEKGFYDFLCTFPGHYGSMRGKIAAE; encoded by the coding sequence ATGAAATACGCTTATTCTTCAATTCTGGCAATCACCATACTCCTATGGGCATGTAATGGTGACAAATCTACACGTGGCTCTACCGCAGATACCGGCCGCCTGGCTAAAGCAACTAGCAAACCCACTGCACTGGCTACGCCCAACAATTCAACCATCCAATCCATGTCCACTAACAACGAGATAGAGATTACCGCTAATGACCGGATGCAATACAGCGATACCTTATTTAAAGTAAGAGCCGGAAAGCGGGTTACGGTTAAACTAACCAATATTGGAAAAATGCCTAAAAATTCAATGGGGCATAATTTCACTTTATTAAAAAGTGGCACCGATGTGGGTGAATTTGCCAATGAAGCTCTAGCAGCCAGAGATCAGGACTATATTCCACCCGCAATGGAAAAAGCTGTTATTGCACATACTAAATTGGTTGGGCCTGGCGAGAGTGACCAAATATCTTTTACGATAAAAGAAAAAGGGTTTTATGATTTCTTATGCACTTTCCCTGGGCACTATGGTAGTATGCGGGGCAAGATAGCTGCTGAATAA
- the ccoN gene encoding cytochrome-c oxidase, cbb3-type subunit I has translation MQPEKFYYDNKIVRNFGIATIVWGIIGMTVGLLVAIQLYSPGANLGNQYTTFGRIRPLHTNAVIFAFVGNAIFMGVYYSLQRLLKARMFSDILSKIHFWGWQLIIVSAVITLPMGFTTSHEYAELEWPIDIAITLIWVAFGVNMFGTIFKRRERHLYVAIWFYIATFITVAVLHIVNSFELPISGLKSYYLFAGVQDALVQWWYGHNAVAFFLTTPYLGMMYYFLPKMANRPIYSYKLSILHFWALIFIYIWAGPHHLLYTTLPGWAQSLGVAFSIMLIAPSWGGMINGLLTLRGAWDKVRDDVILKFMVVGLTAYGMATFEGPMLALKQVNSIAHFTDWIVAHVHVGALGWNGFLTFAILYWLIPRIYKTELYSKKMASWHFWLGTLGILFYAIPLYWAGFTQGLMLKEFTPEGMLKHPNFLETTLRILPMHVMRSIGGALYLVGVIVMAYNLARTMTRGSLVSNEAAEAMPLEPAYVKQKGDSWHRVVERRPIQLLVLSLLVILIGTFIELMPTMTISSNIPTIASVKPYTPLELQGRDLYIREGCSNCHSQTVRPFRSETERYGEYSKAGEFVYDHPFLWGSKRTGPDLHREGGKYGNAWHYNHMMDPRLMSPGSIMPDYDWLITQTLDTSTTASKINAMRTLGVPYAAGFALKANQDLDQQARKIGDDLAKDHIKVTPDKEIIAIIAYLQRLGTDIKANKTANNQ, from the coding sequence ATGCAACCCGAAAAATTTTACTACGATAACAAAATTGTGCGCAACTTCGGGATAGCCACCATCGTCTGGGGTATTATCGGTATGACGGTGGGGCTACTCGTTGCCATACAGTTGTACAGCCCGGGAGCTAACTTGGGTAACCAGTACACTACTTTTGGCCGCATACGCCCGTTACATACCAACGCCGTCATTTTTGCTTTTGTGGGCAATGCTATATTTATGGGCGTATACTACTCTTTGCAAAGGCTACTCAAAGCCCGCATGTTCAGCGACATTTTGAGCAAAATACATTTTTGGGGCTGGCAGCTCATTATTGTTTCTGCAGTGATTACACTGCCTATGGGTTTTACTACCTCCCATGAGTATGCCGAACTGGAATGGCCCATTGATATTGCCATTACGCTAATTTGGGTAGCATTTGGCGTAAATATGTTTGGCACCATATTTAAAAGGCGTGAACGGCATTTATATGTAGCTATATGGTTTTACATTGCCACGTTTATAACGGTAGCTGTTTTGCACATTGTTAACTCTTTCGAGTTGCCAATATCGGGCTTAAAAAGCTATTACCTGTTTGCCGGCGTGCAGGATGCCCTGGTACAGTGGTGGTATGGGCACAATGCGGTGGCATTCTTTCTAACTACCCCTTATCTGGGTATGATGTATTACTTCTTGCCTAAAATGGCTAATCGTCCTATTTATTCATACAAGCTTAGTATCCTGCACTTTTGGGCACTCATCTTTATTTACATATGGGCTGGCCCGCACCATTTGTTATATACCACATTACCAGGCTGGGCGCAATCACTGGGTGTCGCTTTTTCCATTATGCTTATAGCACCAAGCTGGGGAGGCATGATTAATGGCTTACTTACCCTGCGCGGCGCATGGGATAAGGTGCGCGATGACGTGATCCTTAAATTTATGGTGGTAGGCTTAACCGCTTATGGTATGGCCACTTTTGAAGGGCCTATGCTGGCGCTTAAACAGGTGAACTCCATTGCCCATTTCACCGACTGGATTGTTGCACACGTGCACGTAGGCGCTTTAGGCTGGAATGGCTTTTTAACCTTTGCCATATTATACTGGTTAATACCCCGTATTTACAAAACTGAACTTTATTCCAAAAAAATGGCTTCGTGGCATTTTTGGTTAGGAACACTGGGCATACTATTTTATGCTATTCCGCTGTACTGGGCAGGTTTTACACAAGGCCTGATGTTAAAGGAATTTACGCCTGAAGGTATGCTGAAGCACCCCAACTTTTTAGAAACCACTTTGCGCATTTTACCAATGCATGTAATGCGCTCCATTGGCGGCGCACTGTACCTGGTGGGTGTCATTGTAATGGCTTATAACTTGGCCCGCACCATGACCCGCGGTAGTTTGGTAAGTAACGAAGCTGCTGAGGCAATGCCGTTAGAGCCTGCTTATGTAAAACAAAAGGGCGACTCATGGCACAGAGTAGTAGAGCGCAGGCCAATACAGTTATTAGTTTTGTCACTGCTGGTAATCCTGATAGGCACTTTCATCGAACTTATGCCTACCATGACCATATCTTCCAACATACCTACTATAGCCAGCGTAAAACCCTATACACCTTTGGAGTTACAAGGTCGAGATTTGTACATACGGGAAGGTTGTTCTAATTGCCACTCACAAACCGTAAGACCTTTTAGGAGCGAAACTGAACGTTACGGCGAGTATAGCAAAGCAGGTGAATTTGTGTATGATCACCCGTTTTTATGGGGATCAAAACGTACAGGGCCCGACCTGCACCGTGAAGGCGGCAAATATGGTAATGCCTGGCACTACAACCACATGATGGACCCGCGGTTAATGTCGCCCGGCAGCATTATGCCAGATTATGATTGGTTAATTACGCAAACGCTCGATACGAGTACTACTGCATCAAAAATTAATGCCATGCGTACTTTGGGTGTACCATACGCGGCCGGTTTTGCCCTGAAAGCAAACCAAGACCTGGATCAGCAAGCCCGCAAAATTGGCGACGATCTGGCTAAAGATCATATCAAAGTAACACCCGATAAAGAGATCATTGCCATTATAGCTTACCTGCAACGTCTCGGCACCGACATTAAAGCCAATAAAACAGCTAATAATCAATAA